The following proteins come from a genomic window of Geminicoccaceae bacterium SCSIO 64248:
- a CDS encoding dihydrofolate reductase family protein: MSKVRVAAFSVSLEGYGAGPDQSLQEPLGRGGETLHDWFVPTRTFKKVHGESDGTTGIDDTFAARGFEHVGAWIMGRNMFGPVRGDWPDASWKGWWGDNPPYHVPVFVLTHHTRAPVEMEGGTTFHFVMDGIEAALKRARHAAGGKDVLIGGGASVLRQYLQARLIDEMHLAIVPVLLGRGESLFEGVSLPELGYRVTRHVAGEGATHVVIGRT; the protein is encoded by the coding sequence ATGTCCAAGGTTCGAGTCGCGGCATTCAGCGTTTCGCTCGAGGGCTACGGGGCGGGACCCGATCAAAGCTTGCAGGAACCGCTGGGCCGAGGCGGTGAGACACTGCACGACTGGTTCGTGCCGACCCGCACGTTCAAGAAGGTCCACGGCGAGAGCGACGGCACGACCGGGATCGACGACACGTTCGCCGCCCGCGGTTTCGAGCACGTCGGCGCCTGGATCATGGGCCGCAACATGTTCGGCCCGGTGCGCGGCGACTGGCCCGACGCTTCATGGAAGGGTTGGTGGGGGGACAACCCACCCTATCACGTCCCGGTGTTCGTCCTCACGCACCACACGCGCGCGCCGGTCGAGATGGAGGGCGGGACGACCTTCCATTTCGTCATGGACGGGATCGAAGCGGCGCTCAAGCGCGCGCGCCATGCGGCCGGCGGCAAGGACGTGCTGATTGGCGGCGGCGCTTCGGTGCTTCGCCAATATCTCCAGGCACGGCTCATCGACGAGATGCACCTGGCGATCGTGCCGGTGCTGCTCGGCAGGGGCGAGTCCCTATTCGAGGGCGTCAGCCTGCCGGAACTCGGCTACCGGGTGACGAGGCATGTCGCGGGCGAAGGGGCGACGCATGTGGTGATCGGCCGGACCTAG
- a CDS encoding GntR family transcriptional regulator, translating into MRPQLGQPSVRRTLRKGESHAEATRRLRAMIVDGELPPGERLNEARLSETLGVSRTPVREALRTLAAEGLVEPLPNRSVVVAPLRAPDIEHLFRVFGTLEGLAGELACAAITPDELGEIGQMLSAMVELHGRADRSAYLAINKAIHRRVVEIAGNPILHSQWRALLPRMERARALANLDNDRWAAALHEHVAMYAALAARDGPRLARLTLEHFMNGLPSTLSRIERP; encoded by the coding sequence GTGCGCCCGCAACTGGGTCAACCCAGCGTCCGCCGAACATTGCGCAAGGGCGAGTCCCACGCGGAAGCGACCCGGCGCCTGCGCGCGATGATCGTCGACGGCGAGCTGCCGCCCGGCGAGCGCCTGAACGAAGCGCGCCTGAGCGAGACGCTGGGCGTGTCCCGCACTCCTGTGCGCGAAGCCTTGCGAACGCTGGCCGCCGAAGGGCTGGTCGAGCCCCTGCCCAATCGCAGCGTCGTGGTGGCGCCGCTTCGCGCGCCGGACATCGAGCATCTCTTCCGTGTCTTCGGGACGCTCGAAGGGCTGGCAGGCGAACTCGCCTGCGCGGCGATCACGCCGGACGAGCTGGGCGAGATCGGCCAGATGCTGAGCGCCATGGTCGAGCTTCATGGCCGCGCCGACCGTTCGGCCTACCTGGCCATCAACAAGGCCATCCACCGCCGCGTGGTCGAGATCGCCGGCAATCCGATCCTGCACAGCCAATGGCGGGCGCTCCTTCCGCGCATGGAGCGCGCACGTGCGTTGGCCAATCTCGACAACGACCGGTGGGCGGCGGCGCTGCACGAGCATGTCGCGATGTACGCCGCCCTGGCCGCCCGTGACGGACCGCGCCTGGCGCGTCTTACGCTCGAGCATTTCATGAATGGCTTGCCGTCGACGCTCAGCCGGATCGAACGCCCCTGA
- a CDS encoding CoA transferase: MSMAVAAAPARSTSAPLPLAGLRVLDLTQVMAGPYCSMLLGDMGADVLKIEPPGTGDQTRKSMGFRMKGSDSPGFLALNRNKRSVTLNLKTEGGRRVFYELVRTADIVLENSRPGVSKKLGIDYATLREINPRIVYASISGFGQTGPWSQRPGFDLIAQAMSGVMSGTGYPGQEPVKCGVSVGDMGAGLFATYGILSAIIGRQATGEGQYVDTSLFEAAFALSIWETTELWATGKSPQPLGSANRMSAPYQAFPASDGYFVVGAANQKLWLLFCEAIERPDLATDLRYAENIDRVANRLQLVEDLKPVFAGRTVAEWVERFLAAGVPAGPINDFRQAAESDHVHARNMVLDIEHPAEGSIKALGFPVKLSGTPQQVRFPPPLLGQHTRDLVDELGMADEYEKLEAEGAFTR, encoded by the coding sequence ATGAGCATGGCAGTTGCTGCCGCCCCCGCCCGATCCACGTCCGCGCCTCTGCCGCTGGCGGGATTGCGCGTCCTGGACCTCACCCAGGTCATGGCCGGTCCGTACTGCTCCATGCTGCTGGGCGACATGGGCGCCGACGTCCTCAAGATCGAGCCGCCCGGAACCGGCGACCAGACCCGCAAGTCCATGGGCTTCCGGATGAAGGGCTCCGACAGCCCGGGCTTTCTCGCGCTCAACCGCAACAAGCGCAGCGTGACGCTGAACCTCAAGACGGAAGGCGGCCGGCGTGTCTTCTACGAGCTCGTCCGCACCGCCGACATCGTCCTGGAGAACAGCCGGCCCGGCGTGAGCAAGAAGCTCGGCATCGACTACGCGACGCTTCGCGAGATCAACCCGCGCATCGTGTATGCAAGTATCTCGGGCTTCGGGCAGACCGGCCCCTGGTCGCAGCGGCCGGGCTTCGACCTGATCGCGCAGGCGATGTCCGGCGTGATGAGCGGCACCGGCTATCCCGGCCAGGAGCCGGTGAAGTGCGGCGTCTCGGTCGGCGACATGGGGGCGGGGCTGTTCGCCACCTACGGCATCCTGAGCGCGATCATCGGACGGCAGGCGACCGGCGAAGGCCAGTATGTCGACACCTCGCTGTTCGAGGCCGCGTTCGCGCTCTCGATCTGGGAGACGACCGAGCTCTGGGCGACCGGCAAGTCGCCGCAGCCGCTCGGCTCCGCCAACCGGATGAGCGCGCCGTACCAGGCCTTTCCGGCCTCGGACGGCTATTTCGTCGTCGGCGCGGCCAACCAGAAGCTGTGGCTCCTGTTCTGCGAGGCGATCGAGCGACCGGATCTCGCGACGGACCTCCGCTATGCCGAGAACATCGACCGCGTGGCGAACCGGCTGCAGCTCGTCGAAGACCTCAAGCCGGTCTTCGCCGGGCGCACGGTGGCGGAATGGGTCGAGCGCTTCCTCGCGGCCGGCGTGCCGGCCGGCCCGATCAACGACTTCAGGCAGGCGGCCGAGAGCGACCACGTGCACGCGCGGAACATGGTGCTGGACATCGAGCATCCGGCCGAAGGCAGCATCAAGGCGCTGGGCTTCCCGGTGAAGCTGTCGGGAACGCCGCAGCAGGTCCGGTTCCCGCCGCCGCTGCTCGGCCAGCACACGCGCGACCTTGTCGACGAGCTCGGCATGGCCGATGAGTACGAAAAGCTGGAAGCGGAAGGGGCGTTCACGCGATGA
- a CDS encoding enoyl-CoA hydratase/isomerase family protein produces the protein MTEGRVTLERRGAVGFVTFDRPDARNAMTTAMYADLRGICEKLAEDGSVGVVVFRGAGGKAFVAGSDIAIFDGFRGGEDGIAYEAEMEGNLQALAGLPMPTIAAVEGWAVGGGLATAAACDFRIATPDSRFGVPIARTIGNCLSIFNYARLVAEFGPARTKRMLMLGDMLSADEALACGFLLDVVAAEGMDDRIQTLCDRILGNAPVTMRVSKQMIGRVHEALGLTEAEDLVAEVYGSRDFKHGVSSFRGKTKPVWEGR, from the coding sequence ATGACCGAGGGACGTGTCACCCTGGAGCGGCGCGGAGCCGTCGGCTTCGTCACCTTCGACCGGCCGGACGCGCGCAACGCCATGACCACGGCGATGTACGCGGATTTGCGCGGCATCTGCGAGAAACTGGCCGAGGACGGATCGGTCGGCGTCGTCGTCTTTCGCGGCGCCGGCGGCAAGGCGTTCGTGGCCGGCTCCGACATCGCGATCTTCGACGGCTTCCGCGGCGGCGAGGACGGCATCGCCTACGAGGCCGAGATGGAAGGCAACCTGCAGGCGCTCGCCGGCCTGCCCATGCCGACGATCGCCGCGGTCGAGGGCTGGGCGGTCGGCGGCGGCCTTGCGACCGCGGCCGCCTGCGACTTCCGCATCGCCACGCCCGACTCGCGCTTCGGCGTCCCGATCGCCCGCACGATCGGCAATTGCCTGTCGATCTTCAACTACGCCCGGCTGGTGGCCGAGTTCGGGCCGGCGCGCACCAAGCGCATGCTCATGTTGGGCGACATGCTCTCCGCCGACGAGGCGCTCGCCTGCGGCTTCCTGCTGGACGTCGTCGCGGCGGAAGGCATGGACGATCGAATCCAGACGCTGTGCGATCGGATCCTGGGCAACGCGCCGGTGACCATGCGGGTCAGCAAGCAGATGATCGGCCGCGTGCACGAGGCGCTCGGCTTGACCGAGGCGGAGGACCTCGTCGCCGAGGTCTACGGCAGCCGTGACTTCAAGCACGGCGTGAGTTCCTTCCGCGGCAAGACGAAGCCCGTCTGGGAAGGGCGCTAG
- a CDS encoding tripartite tricarboxylate transporter substrate binding protein yields the protein MKPLRLLAVSCAVSAALLSGAAMAQSDWEPARNIELVVPYSPGGGSDLNARALAEVLRENELVDRNIVILNRPGGSGAVGNAYTASRPADGHTFMTINSGQVMSMLANDAAIQLDSLTALATLALDPLVLAVAADGDFADFAAFQGAATENPQSVTIGGAARGSEDHLVFTLLNDSAGGGFQYVPFDGSGDSLSALLGGHISAIVANPIEVKAQVEAGKVRIIGTFTEERLGGAFAEAPTLKELGHPEAVMVQFRGYAGPPDMDEEAVKYWGEALRKASETEQWKADAERNLVQATYMGPEESQAFWSKEAERYQQILDKIGTLN from the coding sequence ATGAAGCCACTTCGACTTCTCGCCGTATCGTGCGCGGTATCGGCCGCGCTGCTGTCCGGCGCGGCAATGGCGCAGAGCGACTGGGAGCCGGCGCGCAACATCGAACTCGTCGTTCCCTACAGTCCCGGCGGCGGCAGCGACCTGAACGCCCGTGCCCTGGCGGAGGTCCTGCGCGAGAACGAGCTTGTCGACCGCAACATCGTCATTCTGAACCGCCCGGGCGGCTCGGGCGCGGTCGGCAACGCCTACACGGCCAGCCGCCCGGCGGACGGCCACACTTTCATGACCATCAACTCCGGCCAGGTCATGAGCATGCTGGCCAACGATGCGGCGATCCAGCTGGACAGCCTAACTGCGCTCGCCACGCTGGCGCTCGACCCGCTCGTCCTGGCGGTCGCTGCCGACGGTGACTTCGCCGATTTCGCTGCCTTCCAGGGCGCCGCGACCGAGAACCCGCAGTCGGTGACGATCGGCGGCGCCGCGCGCGGCAGCGAGGACCATCTGGTCTTCACCCTGCTCAACGACAGCGCCGGCGGCGGCTTCCAGTACGTTCCGTTCGACGGCAGCGGCGATTCGCTCTCCGCCCTCCTGGGCGGCCACATCAGCGCGATCGTCGCCAACCCCATCGAGGTCAAGGCCCAGGTCGAGGCCGGCAAGGTCCGCATCATCGGCACCTTCACGGAAGAGCGGCTCGGGGGCGCCTTCGCCGAGGCGCCGACCCTGAAGGAGCTTGGGCATCCCGAGGCGGTGATGGTCCAGTTCCGCGGCTATGCCGGTCCGCCCGACATGGACGAGGAAGCCGTCAAGTACTGGGGCGAGGCGCTGCGCAAGGCTTCCGAGACCGAGCAGTGGAAGGCGGACGCCGAGCGCAACCTCGTTCAGGCGACCTATATGGGGCCCGAGGAGAGCCAGGCTTTCTGGAGCAAGGAAGCGGAGCGCTACCAGCAGATCCTGGACAAGATCGGCACCCTCAACTGA
- a CDS encoding tripartite tricarboxylate transporter TctB family protein yields MSAASQSSSTRRSPVDIGVTAAIFVAALAFAGFGTFVYGFWQSGGPGPGFFPTIFGLLGAVCAGVELVRGGFVAEAMAFRHLWPAVGMVIAVLLVPVLGMLVAMTLFAAVWIKGVERRSWLETVIACVSVVAFVHLVFATWLGVQFPMGLAESFL; encoded by the coding sequence ATGAGTGCCGCTTCTCAGAGCTCCTCGACACGGCGCTCGCCGGTCGACATCGGCGTCACCGCCGCAATCTTCGTCGCGGCCCTCGCCTTCGCCGGCTTCGGCACGTTCGTGTACGGCTTCTGGCAGAGCGGCGGGCCGGGGCCCGGCTTCTTCCCGACGATCTTCGGGCTCCTCGGCGCCGTGTGCGCCGGCGTCGAGCTCGTCCGCGGCGGCTTCGTCGCCGAGGCGATGGCGTTCCGTCACCTCTGGCCCGCGGTCGGCATGGTGATCGCCGTTCTGCTCGTGCCGGTGCTCGGCATGCTTGTGGCCATGACCCTCTTCGCCGCGGTCTGGATCAAGGGCGTCGAGCGCCGCTCCTGGCTCGAGACGGTGATCGCCTGCGTCTCGGTGGTCGCCTTCGTTCATCTCGTCTTTGCGACGTGGCTCGGGGTCCAGTTCCCCATGGGCCTCGCCGAATCCTTCCTCTGA
- a CDS encoding tripartite tricarboxylate transporter permease, with translation MMDTLQALMSGFATSLAPTNLVAALIGAVLGIVIGAIPGLGSVAAIALLLPLTFNLDPTTAIIMLAAVYYGCMFGGAYSAILLNIPGDAPAVITAIDGHAMAKKGQAGKALFASNYSSFIGGTIGIIILTFLGPRLADLGLLFGPPETAALILFALCSIGWLLGENAVRGLAATCVGILLATIGIGVTFGEPRFTFGTIYLLNGVSFIPLVIGMFGFCQLLEMMAMRMSGAADPVQLGAVKSLPSRGDFKDITRPAVQSGILGTFVGVLPGAGATTASFFSYILERRIGRNRAEMGKGAIEGVAASESGNNSAAVGSFAPLLSLGIPGSGTSAIMLGGLMMWGLQPGPLLFQTQPDFVWGLISSMYVGNVLALFAAILIIPFLMRILLVPTAILIPLIAVVCVVAAYSVNGSMFDVWLMIGVGVAAYLMKVAGYPAAPLILAFVLTPRLETSIRQSFDISNGDPSIFIASPISIVLLIAIALIGVMAAIPALGASLRKPDLQGSASQG, from the coding sequence ATGATGGACACGCTCCAAGCGCTCATGAGCGGCTTCGCGACGTCGCTGGCCCCGACCAATCTCGTCGCCGCGCTGATCGGCGCGGTGCTGGGCATCGTGATCGGCGCCATACCCGGCCTCGGTTCCGTCGCCGCGATCGCGCTGTTGCTGCCGCTCACCTTCAATCTCGATCCGACCACGGCGATCATCATGCTCGCCGCCGTTTACTACGGCTGCATGTTCGGCGGCGCCTACAGCGCCATCCTGCTGAACATCCCGGGCGACGCGCCGGCGGTGATCACCGCGATCGACGGCCACGCCATGGCCAAGAAGGGCCAGGCGGGGAAGGCGCTGTTCGCCTCGAACTACTCGTCTTTCATCGGCGGCACGATCGGCATTATCATCCTGACCTTTCTCGGGCCGCGCCTGGCCGATCTCGGCCTCCTGTTCGGCCCGCCGGAGACGGCGGCGCTCATCCTGTTCGCGCTCTGCTCGATCGGCTGGCTGCTGGGCGAGAACGCGGTCCGCGGCCTGGCGGCGACCTGTGTCGGCATTCTCCTGGCCACGATCGGCATCGGCGTGACCTTCGGCGAGCCGCGCTTCACCTTCGGCACGATCTATCTCCTGAACGGCGTGTCGTTCATTCCGCTCGTGATCGGCATGTTCGGCTTCTGCCAGTTGCTCGAGATGATGGCGATGCGCATGAGCGGCGCCGCCGATCCCGTGCAGCTCGGCGCGGTCAAGAGCCTGCCCTCGCGCGGCGACTTCAAGGACATCACCCGCCCGGCCGTGCAGTCCGGCATCCTGGGCACCTTCGTCGGCGTCCTGCCCGGCGCCGGAGCGACGACGGCGTCGTTCTTCTCCTACATCCTCGAGCGCCGGATCGGCCGGAACCGGGCCGAGATGGGCAAGGGCGCGATCGAGGGCGTCGCCGCTTCGGAATCCGGCAACAACAGCGCCGCGGTCGGATCGTTCGCGCCGCTTTTGTCGCTGGGCATTCCCGGCTCCGGGACGTCGGCGATCATGCTGGGCGGGCTGATGATGTGGGGGCTGCAGCCGGGGCCGCTTCTGTTCCAGACGCAGCCGGACTTCGTCTGGGGCCTGATCTCCTCGATGTATGTCGGCAACGTGCTGGCCCTGTTTGCGGCGATCCTCATCATTCCCTTCCTGATGCGGATCCTGCTCGTCCCGACCGCGATCCTCATCCCGTTGATCGCCGTCGTATGCGTCGTCGCGGCCTACAGCGTGAACGGGTCCATGTTCGACGTGTGGCTGATGATCGGCGTCGGCGTCGCCGCCTACCTCATGAAGGTCGCGGGCTATCCTGCCGCGCCCTTGATCCTGGCCTTCGTCCTGACGCCGCGGCTGGAGACGAGCATCCGGCAGTCCTTCGACATTTCCAACGGCGACCCGTCGATCTTCATCGCCAGCCCGATCTCGATCGTCCTGCTGATCGCGATTGCGTTGATCGGCGTCATGGCCGCAATTCCAGCGTTGGGAGCCTCCCTGCGCAAGCCGGATCTCCAGGGGAGCGCTTCGCAAGGCTGA
- a CDS encoding TRAP transporter substrate-binding protein: MRRIALSILCLVAFGTSAAPAQTVLKFAHTQPTSDTHHAAAEFFAERVAELTGGEITVTVHPAGELGNDPAVLEGVRLGTIDIGQTGNPFYTRFEPRLNVLDLPYLFDSYEQVYAVVDGEIGQELLAGLEKHRMKGLAFWEIGFRDITNGRKPVRTPADLAGLKIRTTPNPAHVQAFELWGASPTPMPFTEVYMALETGAVDGQENPINIIRSNRFQEVQKYLSMTEHAYTVSVVSMNLRKFEGLEPEQQEALVTAAREAAVMQRKLNREQNDAGIADIEKAGVEIIRDVDREAFKTAVFDEVAKAYTDEHGTEILDAILANR; the protein is encoded by the coding sequence ATGCGCAGGATCGCGCTCTCGATACTATGTCTCGTCGCGTTCGGAACGTCGGCCGCACCGGCGCAGACCGTCCTCAAGTTCGCGCACACGCAGCCGACCAGCGACACCCATCACGCGGCCGCCGAATTCTTCGCGGAGCGGGTGGCCGAGCTGACCGGCGGCGAGATCACGGTCACGGTCCATCCGGCCGGTGAGCTGGGCAACGATCCGGCCGTGCTGGAAGGGGTGAGGCTGGGCACGATCGACATCGGCCAGACCGGCAATCCGTTCTACACCCGCTTCGAGCCGCGTCTGAACGTGCTCGACCTGCCCTATCTCTTCGACAGCTATGAGCAGGTCTACGCGGTCGTCGACGGCGAGATCGGCCAGGAGCTTCTCGCCGGGCTCGAGAAGCACCGGATGAAGGGCCTCGCTTTCTGGGAGATCGGCTTTCGCGACATCACGAACGGCCGCAAGCCGGTGCGCACGCCGGCCGATCTCGCGGGGCTGAAGATCCGCACGACGCCGAACCCGGCGCACGTCCAGGCCTTCGAGCTCTGGGGTGCGAGCCCGACGCCCATGCCCTTCACCGAGGTCTACATGGCGCTCGAGACCGGTGCGGTCGACGGGCAGGAGAACCCGATCAACATCATCCGCTCCAACCGCTTCCAGGAGGTTCAGAAATACCTGTCGATGACGGAGCACGCCTACACCGTGTCCGTCGTCTCGATGAACCTGCGGAAGTTCGAGGGGCTGGAGCCCGAGCAGCAGGAGGCGCTCGTGACGGCGGCGCGCGAGGCGGCCGTCATGCAGCGCAAGCTCAATCGCGAGCAGAACGACGCCGGCATCGCCGACATCGAGAAGGCCGGTGTCGAGATCATCCGCGACGTCGACCGCGAGGCCTTCAAGACGGCCGTGTTCGACGAGGTCGCCAAGGCCTACACCGACGAGCACGGCACCGAGATCCTCGACGCCATCCTCGCAAACCGGTGA
- a CDS encoding TRAP transporter small permease subunit, whose amino-acid sequence MLGLAHRLLDALAALLLVAVLVVTTTQVVARYVLGLATPWSEELTRLLFIWLVFIGASRARHMNIDILPSALAPRSARTLQIGSALFGAALVAFLAVYGLGLVDLTAYDRFTALGISVQYLYWALVVGGVLWIVLGLADVLMAPADEPALEEPPETMA is encoded by the coding sequence ATGCTCGGCCTGGCGCATCGTCTCCTCGATGCGCTGGCCGCTCTTCTGCTCGTCGCCGTCCTGGTCGTGACCACGACGCAAGTCGTCGCGCGCTACGTCCTCGGCCTGGCGACGCCGTGGAGCGAGGAGCTGACGCGCCTGCTCTTCATCTGGCTGGTCTTCATCGGCGCCTCGCGCGCGCGTCACATGAACATCGACATTCTGCCGAGCGCGCTCGCTCCGCGTTCCGCCCGGACACTACAGATCGGCAGCGCCCTGTTCGGCGCGGCGCTGGTCGCGTTTCTCGCGGTCTACGGGCTCGGCCTGGTCGACCTCACCGCCTACGACCGATTCACCGCGCTCGGCATCTCGGTCCAGTACCTGTACTGGGCGCTGGTCGTAGGCGGCGTGCTCTGGATTGTGCTCGGCCTGGCCGACGTGCTCATGGCGCCGGCGGACGAGCCGGCTCTCGAGGAGCCGCCGGAGACGATGGCATGA
- a CDS encoding TRAP transporter large permease, translating into MSLALLLGSMLGLAALGIPLVFALLASSLLTILVFSPDLPLEVVPQIFVQGMDSFALLAIALFFLAGELMGASGVITRILDFARSLVGHLRGGLAQVGILASLVMAGVSGSAVADAAAIGSVLIRSMRQVGYPAGFAAALVMTASILGPIIPPSIPMIIYAVLAGTSVGAMFLAGIVPGLLIAVGLGIVAYWRVGAFGLPPEPRATGTEIKRATSRAVLALLAPVIIVGGIRGGVFTATEAGAIAVVYILAISTFVFKGLSARGLGEALVRAAHGTSAVLVILGASSIFAWIIADQGISRAFADMITGLGAPGWLVLLLINVLFLAVGMFLDPLAALIIMVPIFLPLIQSIGMDTVQFGVMAVLNLMIGLCTPPVGYLIYMTATMGEVRPTEVVRQSLPFIGVLLAVLLLVTYVPALTLLLPNLVAGR; encoded by the coding sequence ATGAGCTTGGCGCTCCTTCTCGGCTCGATGCTGGGCCTGGCGGCGCTCGGCATCCCGCTGGTCTTCGCGCTTCTCGCCTCCTCGCTGCTGACCATCCTCGTGTTCAGCCCCGACCTTCCGCTCGAGGTCGTGCCGCAAATCTTCGTCCAGGGCATGGACAGCTTCGCCCTGCTCGCCATCGCCCTGTTCTTCCTGGCCGGCGAGCTGATGGGCGCAAGCGGCGTCATCACGCGTATTCTCGACTTCGCCCGCTCGCTGGTCGGCCATCTGCGGGGCGGCCTCGCCCAGGTCGGCATCCTGGCGTCCTTGGTCATGGCGGGCGTGTCCGGCTCGGCCGTGGCGGACGCGGCGGCGATCGGCTCGGTCCTGATCCGCTCGATGCGGCAGGTCGGCTATCCCGCCGGCTTCGCCGCCGCGCTGGTCATGACCGCCTCGATCCTGGGGCCGATCATCCCGCCTTCCATCCCGATGATCATCTACGCGGTCCTGGCCGGCACGTCGGTCGGCGCCATGTTCCTGGCCGGCATCGTCCCGGGCCTCTTGATCGCGGTCGGCCTCGGGATCGTCGCCTACTGGCGGGTCGGCGCCTTCGGGCTGCCGCCCGAGCCGCGCGCCACGGGCACGGAGATCAAGCGCGCGACGTCGCGCGCCGTCCTCGCTTTGCTGGCACCCGTGATCATCGTCGGCGGCATCCGCGGCGGCGTCTTCACCGCGACCGAGGCCGGCGCCATCGCCGTGGTCTACATCCTGGCGATCAGCACCTTCGTGTTCAAAGGCCTCTCGGCGCGCGGCCTGGGGGAGGCCCTGGTGCGCGCGGCGCACGGCACGAGCGCGGTGCTCGTCATCCTCGGCGCCTCGTCGATCTTTGCCTGGATCATCGCCGACCAGGGCATCAGCCGCGCCTTCGCCGACATGATCACGGGCCTGGGCGCGCCGGGCTGGCTGGTCCTCCTGCTGATCAACGTCCTGTTCCTCGCGGTCGGCATGTTCCTCGATCCGCTCGCCGCTTTGATCATCATGGTCCCGATCTTCCTGCCGCTCATCCAGTCGATCGGCATGGACACGGTGCAGTTCGGCGTCATGGCCGTGCTCAACCTGATGATCGGCCTGTGCACGCCGCCGGTCGGCTACCTCATCTACATGACCGCGACGATGGGCGAGGTCCGGCCGACCGAGGTCGTGCGCCAGTCGCTGCCCTTCATCGGCGTGCTGCTCGCCGTGCTCCTGCTCGTCACCTATGTGCCGGCGCTGACCCTGCTCCTGCCCAACCTCGTCGCCGGGCGGTGA